The region CCCCGTTTGCCGGGGGCAGCGCAGGCACTGCCCGGGGCGCCGGCTGTGGGACCGGCCCGGCGCCTGTGCCCGCTCTTTTCCTCGGGGTTGGATGAGCTTTGATGGAACAGCGGCTGCAAAGGGCTgctgcggggctgggggggcacaCGGGGTGCCCCGAGGGTTGGGGTGCTCCCGAGCTGCAGACACGGAGGTGACTCTATTTCTTCTTTGCTCTTTTAGCCGAGGCTCCTGTCGCCATGCCAGatccccctgtgcccagcaccgACCGGGAACGCTCCCAGGAGCTCTCTCCGTGCTCCAGTCCCAAGCCGATATCTCTCTGGCCGGTTAAGAGGATGCTCGACTCGAGCAGCGATTCCCAACCAGAAAATTCCCGCAGCTTCCGAACACGGAGGAAGCGCcagcggagctgcgggaaggcaGCAGAGACTCCCCGGGCAGCGCAGAGCCCCGGGCAGAGCTCCTCCGAGTCCCCGCAGCCGCGCTGTGCCAGCCGCCAGCCCTCCCGGCCGGGCACCCAAAGCCCTGGCACCCCTTCACCAGCGGCTGCACGgacccgcagcccccggcccgggcCGGCTCCAGAGCCGCTTCCCCCCAGCGCcgagcagcagccagagctccgGGCAGCCCTCCCGCGCCCTCCCCCCCGCACCTCGCCCGGCGTCCCAACCCTGAAGTGCCGCTCCCCCGTGCCCCGCTCCTCCGGCAGCCCCGCCagcctcccctcctgccccgcGGTGCCCTTCTGGCCGTGGTTCCAGCTGCGCGCCCGCGTCTGTGCCCCCTCTGTTGGCTCCGTCCTGTACGTGTGTTTGCAGGTTATGGGTGGGTTTAGGAATTAAGGTACTGTGTTTTTAATAAATTGTTCTGTCCCAAATCCAAGGGCCAACACGTGGCTGttctctcctgcctccccctcGTGTGGGGAGCCTGGAAAAGGTTCTGGCTCTGGGGTTGGGCTCCATCCCCCTTCTCCATCATGCCAGGGCCTGTGGGTGCCTCTGCTGAGTGTCCCAGAGTGCAGGTGAGGGCTGTGGGGGCAATGGCCATGGCCATCCATGACAACAGCCCAGTCAGGGGAGCTGTCCCACTGTCATTGCAGGGGGATCATGGCCCTGCCACTGCACACTCACATTTCTAGTGTTTGTTTGTTCCCCATGCTGTGACTGTTCGTGTCCAGGCACTTCAGAGAGGGGATCAGGAAACCGTGTGGGGTGTGAGAGGTTCCACCACAGCCACACACAGCATTGATGGGGTTTGCCCCGTGATTCTCATCTCGGGCCAAGGAACATCAGGCTCCACGGGCTGGCCTGGTCTCTTCCCTAGAAGGAAACAATGGCACAAACATTTCCCCTTTGGAACCCAGCCCCCAGGCCTTTCTATTTAAAACCCCTCTCATCAGATTGGCCAGCCCATGGCTGAAGGTTCTCTTTGACCTAATCATTAAAGCACAACCCACTGCTCCAAAAGCCAATACCTTCCCAAAGGCACAGCCATGAAGATGTTGATCTGCACTAGAGATCCTCTCTAAGTTCCCACCCAACTCAAACCATGACGAGATGTTGGGGGttccactgctccagcacagctccattGTTGCCAGGCACGTGGGTGACAACGCTCTAGAGCTGCTTTGAGAGTGGGTGACAGAGGCTGGGCTGCTTCAGGGCAGGATGctcccagcagatccctgcctgggctgtgtgaGTTCTGCTGGGCCAGAGAGCACCAGGAGTGATGGGGACGAGGCTGCTGGGAGCCAcccttctcctgtccctggTGGAtgccctgcaggcctttgccatTGAGAAGAAAGGGGATGTGTTCAAGAAGACGGCGTGTCCTGCCTTCCTGGTATTCGAGAGCGTCGCGTACTTGGCGGACATGACCTTCGAGCTGCCCTGCAAGTGCAAGCCCGAGGAGACCTCCACTGTGGTCTGGTACTTCCAGAAGAACCTGTACAGCCACGAAACCACGGTGCTGACAGACTTCAACGGCACCGTGATTGTGGACTCCAGCCACATCCGCGTGGGCAGCGACCTCCTGAAGCGCTTCAGCATCCGCATGTTCAGCCTGATCGTGTTCCGAGCGCAGGTGAGGGACTCGGGCCATTACCTGTGCGGCACCAAGGAAGGGCTCTTCTTCTACGGCTACGACGTGGACGTGCAGCCCACCAGGCAGATCACGGTGGCTTTCCTGGATAAGGAGCAGCACGTCCAGGAGGACtacacagggaaggatttcacCCTGTTCACCATGTTCTGGGACTGGACCAGCTGCGACCGCTGCGGCGTGCGGGGCGAGCAGCGGCGCATCGGGCTCTGCTACGTGCAGAGCGCCGAGCTGAAGCCCCGCTACCGCACAACCCTCCCCAACGTCACCTCCTGcggctccagggctgtgccctcaCGCTTCGGGAGCCTCATCCACCTCCGGAACCCCGAGGTGGCCATCAGGAGCTGCCTGGCCTCCTGCTCGGAGAAGGAAGCCCCCGAGGAGGGCGTGCAGTCCATCTCCAACATCGTTTACAAGCTGGGCAAGAGACCCGAGCTGCCCCACGTCCCCATCCAGTACCACAACCAGCTCCCCAAAACTGACCTGGTGATCTCGTGCCCGGGAGCGCGGCCGGAGCACGCCGTGGCCTGGGACAAGGGCTCCATGCGCCTCTACCGCTCCTACTACCTGCTGGGGGTCAGGAAGAACATGAGGCTCTTCATCGACCACGGGAACCACCTGCACATCCAGCGGGTGCACAGCAAGGACAAAGCCACCTACTTCTGCTGGAGGGAGGGCGAGCTGGTGGCCGGCTTCCAGCTCAGCGTCATCTTCCAGCCCCGGCGCCAGCGGAGCCCCAGCGACCCCGAGTCGATCTTCGTCATGAGGGCTGTGGGCATCAGCTTTGCCATCGTCATCGGCATCTTCTTCCTCGTCCACTTGTCCTGCTACATCTCTCAGGTGTTCAGAAAAGCGGCCAAGCCATAGCAGCTCCCCCACAGGACACTCGGACACCTTGGAtcaccctggcacaggaaatTTCCAATGTGAGGACCATTTTTGTATACTTTAgtttcaacttttttttcagtgtttggtTTTCACTTTTTGAAGGGAaagttttttgtgttgtttttcaaaTAATCTGGCAATTTTCTTCAGAACTGTCTCTGCTTTTGAGGTGTTCTTAACTCACACAACTCAGCACAGAATTGGGAGTCAATATTTGTGCCTGGCAGAGTTATCTTACACATGCCCCAAAGGTGGTGGCATCTCTGCAGGgtttcagcagggagcagaatgTGCCCTCCAGGCTCATCTCCTTTGTTTGGGGATGTGACTTGAGGATTCCAGCATTCCCAAGAGGAATCTTGCTGTCCAGGAGGGCACTGTGGGTCCCAGCAATGCTCTGGCACTTGAACCGTGTTGATGATGGTGAGACAAACACCTGGTGAGGACATGAGAAGCACAgtcagggagggacagagcagtGGAAAACAATCTGCATGTCCCACTCTCAGGGATGGAGAAGGGTGCAGCTGGTTGGGTCCTTGAAGGGCAACAAACCCGGCCAAAGCCCCAGTGAGGCAGGAGGGCTCACAgacagaggcagctccaggcCTGACTCTCCCTGGGGACTTTGCCACCAAACTCAGCCcccagacagagctgacagtgtccccagggtggcagcagccagggctgtgggtgccaaggccagggctggtgcaggACAGAGGAACACAGCCACCAGGACTCACCTGGCAGCACTGCTCCATGCTTTCCCCTCTGAATCCCTAAAAATCTCCCAGTAGAACCCAAAGTGCTTCCCCCACTGCCCTTAATCCCCTCTCTCCCCCAGGATTAACCCCTGCAGGGCCAGAGGTGCTGGAAGCTGAGGGCTGCTCCTGTATCCTCTGCAGCCGTGGTTTGCTtgctgggaggcagagctggcagcagcaagggcagaattccagcacagctcagggatTTGTGCAGGCAGGAATCCAGGAGCCACCAAggagcccagctgggagctggctgCAAAAGCATGCAGACAcctgggctgctcccctgccagc is a window of Passer domesticus isolate bPasDom1 chromosome 27, bPasDom1.hap1, whole genome shotgun sequence DNA encoding:
- the FAM187A gene encoding Ig-like V-type domain-containing protein FAM187A, with the translated sequence MGTRLLGATLLLSLVDALQAFAIEKKGDVFKKTACPAFLVFESVAYLADMTFELPCKCKPEETSTVVWYFQKNLYSHETTVLTDFNGTVIVDSSHIRVGSDLLKRFSIRMFSLIVFRAQVRDSGHYLCGTKEGLFFYGYDVDVQPTRQITVAFLDKEQHVQEDYTGKDFTLFTMFWDWTSCDRCGVRGEQRRIGLCYVQSAELKPRYRTTLPNVTSCGSRAVPSRFGSLIHLRNPEVAIRSCLASCSEKEAPEEGVQSISNIVYKLGKRPELPHVPIQYHNQLPKTDLVISCPGARPEHAVAWDKGSMRLYRSYYLLGVRKNMRLFIDHGNHLHIQRVHSKDKATYFCWREGELVAGFQLSVIFQPRRQRSPSDPESIFVMRAVGISFAIVIGIFFLVHLSCYISQVFRKAAKP